A part of Drosophila ananassae strain 14024-0371.13 chromosome 2R, ASM1763931v2, whole genome shotgun sequence genomic DNA contains:
- the LOC26513658 gene encoding uncharacterized protein LOC26513658 isoform X2: MASNGYGMVPKVCKQLLLGIWSKIGKNVPYKVHYCFLEKSSPRICTKIQVFLEFNPCPELEGKSSKRRTGEHFQGLQAGSIIDFNMIIVTLFGIILPFLVAVNLF; the protein is encoded by the exons ATGGCATCGAATGGCTATGGAATGGTTCCCAAGGTCTGCAAACAACTCCTTCTTGGCATCTGGTCTAAAATAGGGAAGAATGTGCCATACAAAGTGCACTACTGTTTTTTGGAGAAATCCTCGCCTCGAATTTGCACAA AAATACAAGTATTTTTAGAATTCAATCCTTGTCCAGAGCTGGAGGGAAAAAGCTCCAAGAGGCGGACCGGCGAACACTTTCAGGGCCTACAAGCTGGCTCAATTATAGACTTTAATATGATCATTGTAACCTTGTTCGGGATTATACTACCATTTCTTGTAGCCGTGAACCTCTTTTAA
- the LOC26513658 gene encoding uncharacterized protein LOC26513658 isoform X1, translated as MASNGYGMVPKVCKQLLLGIWSKIGKNVPYKVHYCFLEKSSPRICTTCGKYTPPPALGPTSTSTSTIRTRQKGPPSEERANASQALNCAFRPARLAAPLHSWLIV; from the exons ATGGCATCGAATGGCTATGGAATGGTTCCCAAGGTCTGCAAACAACTCCTTCTTGGCATCTGGTCTAAAATAGGGAAGAATGTGCCATACAAAGTGCACTACTGTTTTTTGGAGAAATCCTCGCCTCGAATTTGCACAA CATGTGGCAAATATACTCCACCACCAGCTCTAGGacccaccagcaccagcaccagcaccatcAGGACCCGCCAGAAAGGACCCCCCAGCGAGGAGCGGGCCAACGCAAGCCAAGCGTTGAACTGCGCGTTTAGACCCGCTCGTTTGGCTGCTCCGCTTCACAGTTGGCTGATTGTTTGA
- the LOC26513658 gene encoding uncharacterized protein LOC26513658 isoform X3 — protein sequence MASNGYGMVPKVCKQLLLGIWSKIGKNVPYKVHYCFLEKSSPRICTKFNPCPELEGKSSKRRTGEHFQGLQAGSIIDFNMIIVTLFGIILPFLVAVNLF from the exons ATGGCATCGAATGGCTATGGAATGGTTCCCAAGGTCTGCAAACAACTCCTTCTTGGCATCTGGTCTAAAATAGGGAAGAATGTGCCATACAAAGTGCACTACTGTTTTTTGGAGAAATCCTCGCCTCGAATTTGCACAA AATTCAATCCTTGTCCAGAGCTGGAGGGAAAAAGCTCCAAGAGGCGGACCGGCGAACACTTTCAGGGCCTACAAGCTGGCTCAATTATAGACTTTAATATGATCATTGTAACCTTGTTCGGGATTATACTACCATTTCTTGTAGCCGTGAACCTCTTTTAA